Sequence from the [Bacteroides] pectinophilus genome:
TAATTGAAAAAAGTGAAAATGATAAAGCTATTGTTTCTGATTATTGGAAAGTATATACCGAACTTATGCACATGTATGAAGATGAGAATGTCAATCCAAAACTGCTTTACAAGTTAAAAATGTTACTTTGAAAATGTAAAAAATAATGTAATATTATGTAATGGTGGAAAGTGAAAGTTTATGAAAAAAAGAATCTGATGTGACAATGTTGAGATGTTTAATTAAGAAAACAGAAGAAAATACTCAAAAAAGGTTATTGGAGAGGGCGGTTTATTAGGCTGAAGTGTGTGGTGCTTTATTAAATCGCATGTTTATTTGATATGTCTACATATATATATGTTTAATTGTCATCACTAAGATAATCCTAGAGGGGGTCAATATGTCTGATTTAGAGAAGGAAATAAAAATTCTGCTGGATGAAAAGCAGTATCTTGAAGTTATGAATTATTTTGATTTTGAAGAACCGGTTGAGCAGACAAATTATTATTATGCGAATGATGCGATAGTGAGCAACAATATAACCATACGTATAAGAGAGAAACTAGGAAAACTCAAACTTCAGTTTAAGGTTCCGCAAAAGATAGAGGGCTCTTTGCATGTGAAAGAAGAATTTGAGCAAAATGTTGATGAAGTGTCAGATTACATTTCGAAGGATGAAATATATGGTACTTGTGGCTTTCTTTGTAAGGATGATGCCAAGTTACTTGGAAATTTAAAAACAATAAGAAGGATATGCAATAAATACCAATATGTTGAAATTGCTCTCGATAAGAATTCCTATTTCGATGTTGTAGATTATGAAATAGAGATAGAATATATTGGCGAATTTCCGCAACATATTTTATATGAATTGGAAAAAATTAATATATATTCAGGTAAAGAAGTAAGTGGAAAAAATAAACGATTTCTAAACGAGTATAAGAAAGTAGTAGCCAATATTAAAAGATGACAATATACGGACATTTGCAACATAAGGAGAGTTGGATAATAATATTCTGGAAAAATAAGGCGTGTTGCCAGTAATCGCATTTCTTATCAAGAAATAGACTACACAGGCTACCTTCTTTTTTCTGGAAGGTTTTAGTAGCATTGAACTGTTCAAGTTTTCCCTAATAGCGAAATTTAATTCAGCCAGAGAAAAGAACTGTTCATTTCGAAGGACTGCAGAAAACTATGTAGATACATTTCTTACTGTTCCTTCAGCGCTAGACTTGTTTTTGGATTTGCGTACCCGTGCCGGAATAATTGATGTACCGTAATGTTCAGCTAATTCATAGTATGGGGTAATTGTGTTATTACAGCTATAAGTGAAAATAAAGAATATGTATAAGTTAGAGTTGATTTATAGTTTCGTTTTTTAATATTTAGATTTGCATGTGTGAAAGTGATAAAAGAAAGGAACTTTGATATATTTTAAATGCGTTAAAATGTTTGGCGTGCAGTATTAGTAAGTAATAATTTTTTGTGTGTAGGAGAATGAAAAAATGTATGACTATTTAAGAAAAGCTGTGCAGCAGTTTCCAGAGAAAATTGCTATTAAATATAAAGACGTCGAATTGTCTTATAGTGAGTTAGATGATGTGATTAAGAAAATCGCTGATGAATGTTTTTCTGACATTGAAAGATGTAATATAGGAATAGTTGTAAATAGTCCTATGTTATTTACCATGAGCTTGATGGCTGTTAGTTATATCGGATGTGTAGCAGTACCTATATATGCTTATACCGGCAAGGAAAAAATAAAAGAATTAGTAAAACAGTTTTCATTGGAATATGTGATATTTGAAAAAGGTTATGATGTATTGAGCTGCGAAGAGAGTACTACGGTTTTATCAGATTTGATCATTCACAAAGAAGTAAGCGTTGGTAAAAATCATAGCGATAAGAATTGTGAAATTATCTTATTAACATCAGGTACGACAGGTGCACCAAAGGGGATAATGTTATCTCGGGATAATATAAAAAGTAATGTAGAAGCTATAGGTGACTATTTGAGACTAACGTTAAATGATAAAATATTTATGGTTAAAAATATGAATCATAGTTCAAGCATTATTGGAGAGTTGTTGATAGGCTTAGATAATATGTGTACTATAATTTTTAATTCAAAAATTTTGACGGCTTCTAGCATGGTTAATTCTATACTTGATAATAATATTACTGTGTTTTTTGCAGTGCCTACTATTCTAAGAGAAATTATATTAAAGCACAAACAACTTAATTTAGAAAAAATAGGTCATTTAAGAATAATTAATTTTTATGGTGCACCAATGTCTTCACAAGATATTGTTAAATTGGTAGAATTACTTCCTAATTGTAATTTGATATATTCTTATGGATTAACGGAAGCTTCGCCAAGAGTTACATATATTATGGGTTCGGACTTATTAAAAAAGGCTGGTTCTAGTGGAAGACCTATCAAGAATGTTAAAATAGAAATTAGTAATAAAGGGATTGATAATAATGGAGAGATTGTTGTTAGCGGTCCTAATGTTATGCTGGGGTATTATAACGATGCAGAAAAAACTCGCAAAACTATTGTTGATGGGAAATTATATACGGGTGATTACGGATATATTGATGAGGATGGATATTTATATGTACAAGGCCGTAAAGATAATATGATAATTAGTGCAGGTAAAAATATTTATCCTGAAGAAATTGAACAGGTATTACAAACAGCAGAAGGTGTAAAAGAGGTGCTTGTTCGAAATGTTTCTGATGATAAAGGTGTAGAAAAGTTTATAGCATATATTGTTACTGATGATATTGAGCCTAATATGAGTTCCTTATTTGAAGTGTGTAAAAATAGATTAGAGAATTATAAGATACCTAGTAAGTTCGTGTATGTAAAAGAATTAGAGAAAACACCTAGTGGAAAAATAGTTAGAAAACAACAGTTATAAGTCCGTGATAAGGAGGAAAATTATGGATGAATTAGTAAATACGGTTCAAAGTATGAGTAAAAGTACTAATGATATTGATATAAAGCTACCTATAGTGTTTCCGCCCCCTATATGCTATGCTTTATTTGCAGCTGATAAGTTGGCGATTATTATGAATAACCCAAGTGCTATGAATTGGATATATAATAACTTTATACAACTTGTATTTTATTCTGATAATTTGGAAAACATAGATCCACATACACATTATTTATCGATTTGGCCAATTGATTTGATGAAAATAGATCAGAGAGGTGGCAATTTATTCTTAAGGGAACACATAATTAATAATAATATAATGGAGTTGAATAAAGAGAATCTCGTTGATTGCATTAAAATGTGGATTGATCAAGGATTGTATATTATTGCGAATATAGACTCTACAAAAATATCTAAAACAAGATATTTTGGCAGAAAACCATTCTGCCATTCTGCTTTTATATTTGGATACAATGAAATAGGAATATATCAGGTAGATTTTTTGAATTCAGGTCAGCTTGATATAATTAATGTTCCATATGAAGAGTTAATTGAAGCTTTCTTTTCTCCGGAACTACCTAACATATTTAGGACAGAAAAAAATATGGAGGTTGATTATAATATAACTTTAATCCAACTTAGGGATAATATAAAATGTGATTTGAATGGTGAGGTAATCAAGTTTTGGATAGAAGAGTATTTACAAGCAAAAACTATTCAGACGCATAATAACTTCTTTGTTCGGTTTGAGAATACTGTATCGGGAATTAAAATTTATGATTGTATGATTAAAATGGTAAAGAAGATGAAAGAAGACAATGAGCTTGATTATAGAATGTTTCATGCACTGTATGAGCATAAATCTATAATGGTTAAGCGTGTAGAGGAGTTAATGAATCAAGGATTAATATCTAGTGATGAGGTCCTTGTATCAGAGGCAGAAGAAATGGAAAAAATCTCTGATATTTGTAGAATGATGGTGCTGAAATATAACATTCTTCCGAGAGATGACATGCTAGAAGAACTTGAAAGAAACTTACTGGAATTAAAAGATAAAGAGATTATCTTTTTAACCAAGTTGAGAGATAAATTATAAGGAGGGCGTGAGTAAGATGGATACTATAATCGAAAAAATAAAAGCTATTATTAAAGAGAATTATAATATTGAGATTGAAGAAGATGAAGAACTACGTGAAAAAGGAATTGATTCATTGAGGACAGTCAAGCTAATTGTAATTATTGAGCAGCAGTTTAATATAAGTTTTCCTGTTGAAAGTATGAATGGCACAGATTTGAAGAATGTAAGAACTATATCTAAATGTATATATGATATTATAAAAAAGGAAGAGAGGATATAATTATGAATAGAGAATTGATTTTTAAGTTGTCAGACGCTTTGTTAGATGAGAAGGTTACAGTTGAGGATGAAGATTGGGAGTTGCTATTAGGACAGATTGTTACTAATAGGGTTGTAGGAATTGCTTACAAGAATTTAAAGAAAAGTGAAGTGAAAATGGCAAATGAGATTGAACAGTGTCTGAAAAGTACGCTAGATTATAATGTAAGAAAAACAAAAGATTACATTGATAATGTTAAGTACATAGGCACAATCATGTCAGAAGCATCATTTAATTATGCATTGTTGAAAGGCGCATATTTGGCTACCAAGGTTTATGAAATAGGGAATAGAACATCGAATGATATAGATATTTTTCTGCATTCAAGTGATTTGACAGAATGTCAAGAAATACTTAAGAAAAATGGATTTATTCAAGGCTATTTTGCTAATGGAGAGATTATTCCCGCAACACGTAGAGAAATATTGATGGCAAGAATGAATTATGGTGAAACTGTTCCGTTTTTGAAAATGGTAAATGGAAACTTGCTTGAACTAGATCTTAATTTTTCGCTTGATTTTAAGCCTAGTGGGAATAGTGAAATTATGAGCAAGATGTTATCTGATGTAAGTTATGTTGAGTTAGATGATGTTGGATTTAAGACTCTTAAATTGACAGATTTTATTATTCATTTGTGTGCACACTTGTATAAAGAAGCTACTACATATGATTGGGTTGTTGGTAGAAGAGATCTTAATTTATATAAATTTAGTGATATTAATGTACTGTTAAGAAAGATGTTGGATGAAAAGCTTTGTAAAGCTTTGGTTGAACGAATAAAGGAGTTTGATATTAAAAATGAATGTTATTATTCATTCTATAATTCAGGTTTGATTTATCCTAAATTGTATGAAAATCAATATTTTAAACAACTACTTGATGGTATTAAGCCAGAATCATTGAGGTATATGAAACAAATAGTTTGGCCTGTTAAAAAAGAATTATATGAATATCAACATGATTTTATAGAGTGGTTTTTACATAAGGATAGAGTAAATGAACTTAAATTAGTAACTGAGGAATAAATGTTTGGTATTGAAAGAAGGGTTTTATATGATAGTAGGACAAATAAAACAAGGGAATTTGGGAAACAAGCTTGCTTTATCTTGCGTTGAGAGACAACTATTATACATACTTGAAGCCAATCAAGTTAATTCCAATATATTATTCGTAGAAAGCTATTCAAGTGTTGAAACGATACTTGATTATTTTATGAACGAAGATATGAAATATGTTGAGTTCAATATCTTTAATAGATTGCAATATATTGCAAGCGAAAAAGGCATTATAGATATAGAATATGTTGAAGTTAGGGATGAGGATTTCATTAATAAATACGAATATATATTATTAGGAGCTGATATAGAGTTTTTGAAAAAAACATATGGTTCTTCTGTATGGAGTGACGAACATTATGTATTGATTACTCAGAAGGATGCAGATACATATTACTATCTAAATGATAGTCCATATGATGAACGTATTATTTCAAAAGAAGAAATGCATGAATTGAGTACAAGTAGTGCTATTGGAATAACATTAAAGAGAAAGCCTATTGATGAGAAAGATGTTTTAAGACAATTTTGTGATAAGTTGAATAGTGATGATTCTGCCAGAAGGTATCAATTAAAATCAGTAAATGAAAATTCTTTGTTGCAATTAAGAGATGCATTGGGGATAATAAGGGTAATGAGAAGACGTAATTATTACTTTATTTCTGAATATGTGGATGCCGATTTTATGAATGAATATTTAAAAGGATTGGATTCAAAATACATAAAGTTAGAATATAGACGTCTGAGAAAAACAGCTATTGATATGGATTTTATAAATGAGTTTACATCAGAACTAATTAAAGATGACATAGACATTACAAATAAAATTAAAGAAAAAATAGGAGAAAGAATATGTTAGGAAAGATTGTTAATGAGATTAAAAAGTTGGTGAATAATGGAATTGATGCAAATATTACAGAGGAGACTAGTTTGGTTGAATTAGGAATTGATTCATTAATGACCGTTGAGTTGGTATTATGGTTAGAAGATGCATTTAATATTCAGTTTAATGATTCGGATTTGGAAATGGAAAATTTAAGAAATGTCAGAGATATAGTTAATCTTGTAAATAAGTATATTGAGCAATGTTAGGTCAGTAATCACAATGAAAAATGTACAACTATTTTTTAAGGTAATAACGAAAAAAGTGTATTTATTAATAGCTTTTGTTATTCTCTCTTATATGACATCACAAATTGTTGCAACTGGAACCGGTCTTATATCAGATTCTATAGATGCAGTGTTGGTGTCCAAAGTGTTAGAAATTAAATCATTATTGATGCAAATTTCCTTGTTAATTTTAGCAGCTATGGCGTGTTCGATTATTAAAAAGATAAGTATAGAAAGCTATTCAATTTCGCTACAAAAGATTTATCGAGAAAAAATCATATATAAACTTGGAAAGTTAAAATATGATTATGTCAACAAAAATAGAGGAGAAATCATAACAAAGCTGACATCTGACATAGGTGATTTAGGTAAGTTTTTATCAGAAAATTTACCAGATATTATTTATTCTTTGGTGATGATAATAACATTTAGTATATCTATAATGATTATGAATTATAGGTTGATGTTGAGCATTTTGATATGCTATCCGGTTGTTTTGCTTATAGGAGACAAACTATCTAAAAGGTTAAATGAGCTTGCAAAAAATCGTAAGGGTAAGTATGATGAATTGACTGATGCAGTGATGGATGCTGTGGGTGGCATTGAAATTGAACGAAGCTATTGTTTGTATGAGGAATTAACAAATAGAATTAATATAATAGCTAAATGTATATTAGGAAATGAGTACAAACGTAATACTTATCAGGCTATGGCTAATGGATTGCAAAATTTAATAAAATGGTTCCCTAATGTGGTTTGTACTATTATAGCACTTGTCGAAGTGCTTGCTGGAAGATTATCGGTGGGAGAATTGATGGGCTTTGTGGTTTTATTTGTAAAGCTCTCATCCTATATGAGCGAATTACCAGCATATATTAATGATGGTCGTGAGTTGTTTGTTTCGGTTAATCGAATAGAACAATTATTGGAAGCACCGGTTGAAAAATCAGGCAATTACTATTTGAAGGAGATTTACGAGGGTAGAGATGTCGTAGGACTTAAAAATGTAACATATCGGTATGAAGATAATTCTAGTAGGAATGTGCTTGATAGTATTAATGTTACATTTAAGAAAGGAACTACCAATGCGATTGTCGGTGAATCAGGGTCTGGTAAATCGACATTATTTAAGTTATTGTGTGGTTTTGAAAGGCCGGTTAATGGTACATATGAATTATATGGTGTGGATTTTAATAAATGGCAGTTGGATAAAGCACGCGAATTATTTGCAATTGTACCTCAGAATTCTTTTATGTTTCCAGAATCAGTTTATGATAATTTGCGATATGGTAATGAGGAGGCTACAATGGAGCAAATAATTGTGGCATGTAAATCTGCTGGTATCTATGAACGGATTATTTCTTTACCTGATAAATTTGATACGATAATAGGTGAAAATGGTGCTGAATTTTCAGGTGGAGAAAAACAGAGAATAGCAATTGCCAGAGCTCTTGTAAAGAATGCACCAATAATTCTATTAGATGAACCAACTTCTGCACTTGACGTAAAGACAGAGTCAATAATTAATGAGACAATGGAGGAAATTGCAAAGAAACATGATAAAACAATAATTATTATTGCACATAGATTATCGACAATTAAGAATGTGAATAGAATAATTGTTTTACATAAGGGAAAACTTGTTGAGGATGGAAAACATAATGAATTGATAAAAAATAATGGTTTTTATGCAAGTTTATACAATAAAGAATATATCGAAAAGGAGGGAGAAAATCATGAAGATCAAGATTCTCTTTAAGTATTTAAAGCTCATGAAAAGAAGACTTCCTCTTTATATGTTAAGTATTTTGTTTATGACAGCATTTGGTGCACTTTTTGATGTTGCATGCTCGATGGTGACGAAAAATGTGTTCGTTGTAGCGCAAAAAGGTGTAATGGTAAAAAATGATGTTGTATTGTTTGTGGTATATATTGTTGCAGGATTTGTTGCTGTTATACTCTCGGCTGTGTTTATGAAGATATACAATAATGAGGCTAAAAGAAGTTCATTAGAGATTAAACAACTAGTATTTGCGAAAAGTATGAGGCTTCCTATGAGGTATTACGATATACATCATAGTGGAGAGATAATGTCTAAGTTTGTATATGAAACAGATATGGCTAATGACATATATGGTTCAAGACTAAGAAGAGTATTGGCTCCAATAATCTCTGTTGCAGTGTATGTTATTGTTATGATGCAATTGTGCTGGTCATTAACGTTAACTTTACTACTATTTAATGTGCTTATAGTTGTTCTTAACGGACTTCTGGCAAAGCCTATGAGTCAAGTTGGCAAAGCCATGGCTGATAGTAATGCTAAGATGACAGAGAAACTTACAAATATTCTTTTAGGCATAGAGGTGAAGAAACTTTACGATTTAAAGTATATAAATGAGGATAAATATGCTAAAGAAAGTAATGTTTATGTAAGTCACCAGAAGAAGAAGATGGCAATAGGTGCTTTATTAGAGATGTTTTATAATGGATTTGATTTGTTGTGTGCATTGTTGTTCTTGGCAGTTGCTACTGCTTTTATTCAGAATGATTGGGTATCTGTTGGAAATGTTGCGGCTATTTATACTATGTATGGAGCATTAAGCATTAGATTTTTACAATTGGGCAAAAGCTATCCAGAGTTGATGAATTGTTTAGCCTATGCGGAAAGAGTATTTGGATTTTTGCAAATAGACGAGGAAAGAGATATATTAAATTCAGAAACTACAGTTCGTGTGTTCAACTGTGAAAATGCAGTTGATGTAGTTGATATAAGTTTTAGTTATGATGGAAAGCGTAAGGTATTTGAAAAAAGGAGTTTGTTGATAGAAAAAAATAAGACGGTGGCTATAGTTGGTAAATCAGGTGGTGGAAAAAGTACTCTTGCTAAGCTGATGCTTGGGTTCTACAATATCCAAGAGGGCGATATATTGTTATTTGGAACCTCCATAAAAAAGCTAGGACTGATTAATGCTAGAAATCTTATTGCTTATATTCCGCAAGAGCCATATTTATTTGGAGTTAGTATAAAAGAGAATATCCGATATGGTAATTTGAAGGCGAGTGATGAAGAAATAATTATAGCAGCGAAACTTGCTAATGCGCATGATTTTATTATGTATCAAAAGGAAGGATATGATACATTGATAATTAACGGGGGAAAGAGCCTTTCAGGTGGGGAGAGACAACGGATTGCAATAGCCAGAGCTATTGTAAAGGATGCACCCATAATTCTTATGGATGAAGCAACTTCAGCGTTGGATAATGAATCAGAAAGAAGGATTCATGAAGCTTTAGAGCAGTTGAAACACAATAAAACAGTCATAGTCATTGCCCACAGACAAGAGACAATTAATATAGCTGATACAGTAGTCGAGGTTTAAAAAATCCCCTATAGGTAGTTTTCTGACATATTAGAGTGTAGGTATTAATTGCCTATAGGGTGATTTGATATATTAGATAGCATAAGTTAATAAGATAACATTGCATATTAATGTTCTTCTTCTGACAGTGAAAAAAGTTCTTCTACAGAAATTCCTAGATAACGGGAGAGGCGTAGAGCAAGTTCTAAGGAGGCGTTTCTTTCGCCACGCTCTATTCTTCCAATGGTTCGTCCACAGGAGCCGATAGCAACAGCCAAATCTTCCTGACAGATATTTCTTTCGGTTCGTATTTGCTTAAGTGTAGTAGATATAGCCATTAATATCCCTTCTTTCATAAAATTCTTAAATTGGTAAGCTAATTATAGCAAAAAACATAGTCCAATAATCTGTACTTAACCAACGACTTTGCCAAAGACTTTGAAGGAGCTGGTTTCTTTAATCGGAATCGGTTCATATCTAGTATTGAGGGACAGAAGGAAAAGTCCATCTTCATCATCTTTTAGTTTCTTACAGTATGCGTTTCCATCAAAATAAAAAATTCCAATTTCTCCGGTGGATAAAGTTTCCTGTTGATGTACCCATACAATCTGACCATTGATAAATTGAGGTTCCATACTGTCGCCACTGATGCGAATACCAAAATCAGCTTCAGCAGGAACTTCTTCACCTACTTCAAGGATAGAGTAGTTTTCTCCATCAAGAAAACTTCCAGTTCCGGCTGATGCAGGAATATCAAATAGCCGGATATTTCTTCTAAATGGAATAATTACTGCAGGAGTAGGAGTGTACATACCGGACATTTTCAATAGTTCTATATATTCTTTTGCTTTAGCCTGTCCTTCTTCATTAAGGTCAGCTAAAGGATTATCAGGATTTTCACCATAATGTTCTCCATATATATCAGTTATATTTAATAACTTGCATAGAAGTAAAAGAACAGAAATACTAGGTTCAGCAGCATCTTTTTCCCACGTAGATATAGCTTTATTGGTTAAGCTGTAACCATGAGTTCCAAGCATATTGGATAGTTCTACTTGAGATATACCAAGCTTTTTTCTGTGAGTTGATATGATTTCTCCTAATGAACGCATACAAAGGCCTCTTTTCTGTTAATATTTGTAGGTATAGTATATAACAAGCAAGTTATAAAATCAAGTAAATTCCAATATAAATAGAACATACAACCAACTTGTCACTTGTAATCCGATTGGATTAGATATATACTTGCCCGTGTAGGGAAGAGCATATAAGTTATTTCCACAGAAAGAATTTGACTGGAGGTGAATGAGAAATGGAGCGAACCATATTGCATAGTGATATCAACTGCTGTTATGCAGCGATTGAGCATTTGCATCACCCGGAACTATCCGGAAAGCCATTGGCAGTAGGAGGGGACCCGGAGTCAAGACATGGAATTGTACTGACTGCTGACTACATTGCCAAAAAATACGGTGTGAAAACAGGAATGGCACTCTGGCAGGCAAAGCAGGTATGTCCAGACATCACATTTATTTCGCCGAGAATGGATCTGTACTTACGATTTTCTAGGATGGCTCATGAGATATATGCAGAATATACAGATTTGCAGGAACCTTATGGGATTGACGAGTGCTGGCTGGATGTGACAGACAGTACAAGCCTGAAAGGTGACGGACTTATGATTGCACAGGAAATCAGCAATCGTATGAAGTCAGAGCTTGGAATTACAGTAAGTATTTGAGTTTCTTTTAATAAGATATTTGCCAAGTTGGGTTCTGATTACAAGAAACCCGATGCGATAACAACGATGTATAAGTCGGAGTTTAAGCATAAGGCATGGGCATTGCCTGTGGGCGATTTATTATATGTAGGTCGCAGTACGAATCAGAAGCTTACGAAGTTCAGGATTAAGACCATAGGTGATCTGACACGAACGGATGAAGCTTTTTTACA
This genomic interval carries:
- a CDS encoding CYTH domain-containing protein codes for the protein MSDLEKEIKILLDEKQYLEVMNYFDFEEPVEQTNYYYANDAIVSNNITIRIREKLGKLKLQFKVPQKIEGSLHVKEEFEQNVDEVSDYISKDEIYGTCGFLCKDDAKLLGNLKTIRRICNKYQYVEIALDKNSYFDVVDYEIEIEYIGEFPQHILYELEKINIYSGKEVSGKNKRFLNEYKKVVANIKR
- a CDS encoding acyl--CoA ligase, which produces MYDYLRKAVQQFPEKIAIKYKDVELSYSELDDVIKKIADECFSDIERCNIGIVVNSPMLFTMSLMAVSYIGCVAVPIYAYTGKEKIKELVKQFSLEYVIFEKGYDVLSCEESTTVLSDLIIHKEVSVGKNHSDKNCEIILLTSGTTGAPKGIMLSRDNIKSNVEAIGDYLRLTLNDKIFMVKNMNHSSSIIGELLIGLDNMCTIIFNSKILTASSMVNSILDNNITVFFAVPTILREIILKHKQLNLEKIGHLRIINFYGAPMSSQDIVKLVELLPNCNLIYSYGLTEASPRVTYIMGSDLLKKAGSSGRPIKNVKIEISNKGIDNNGEIVVSGPNVMLGYYNDAEKTRKTIVDGKLYTGDYGYIDEDGYLYVQGRKDNMIISAGKNIYPEEIEQVLQTAEGVKEVLVRNVSDDKGVEKFIAYIVTDDIEPNMSSLFEVCKNRLENYKIPSKFVYVKELEKTPSGKIVRKQQL
- a CDS encoding acyl carrier protein: MDTIIEKIKAIIKENYNIEIEEDEELREKGIDSLRTVKLIVIIEQQFNISFPVESMNGTDLKNVRTISKCIYDIIKKEERI
- a CDS encoding nucleotidyltransferase family protein encodes the protein MNRELIFKLSDALLDEKVTVEDEDWELLLGQIVTNRVVGIAYKNLKKSEVKMANEIEQCLKSTLDYNVRKTKDYIDNVKYIGTIMSEASFNYALLKGAYLATKVYEIGNRTSNDIDIFLHSSDLTECQEILKKNGFIQGYFANGEIIPATRREILMARMNYGETVPFLKMVNGNLLELDLNFSLDFKPSGNSEIMSKMLSDVSYVELDDVGFKTLKLTDFIIHLCAHLYKEATTYDWVVGRRDLNLYKFSDINVLLRKMLDEKLCKALVERIKEFDIKNECYYSFYNSGLIYPKLYENQYFKQLLDGIKPESLRYMKQIVWPVKKELYEYQHDFIEWFLHKDRVNELKLVTEE
- a CDS encoding phosphopantetheine-binding protein, whose product is MLGKIVNEIKKLVNNGIDANITEETSLVELGIDSLMTVELVLWLEDAFNIQFNDSDLEMENLRNVRDIVNLVNKYIEQC
- a CDS encoding ABC transporter ATP-binding protein/permease, coding for MKNVQLFFKVITKKVYLLIAFVILSYMTSQIVATGTGLISDSIDAVLVSKVLEIKSLLMQISLLILAAMACSIIKKISIESYSISLQKIYREKIIYKLGKLKYDYVNKNRGEIITKLTSDIGDLGKFLSENLPDIIYSLVMIITFSISIMIMNYRLMLSILICYPVVLLIGDKLSKRLNELAKNRKGKYDELTDAVMDAVGGIEIERSYCLYEELTNRINIIAKCILGNEYKRNTYQAMANGLQNLIKWFPNVVCTIIALVEVLAGRLSVGELMGFVVLFVKLSSYMSELPAYINDGRELFVSVNRIEQLLEAPVEKSGNYYLKEIYEGRDVVGLKNVTYRYEDNSSRNVLDSINVTFKKGTTNAIVGESGSGKSTLFKLLCGFERPVNGTYELYGVDFNKWQLDKARELFAIVPQNSFMFPESVYDNLRYGNEEATMEQIIVACKSAGIYERIISLPDKFDTIIGENGAEFSGGEKQRIAIARALVKNAPIILLDEPTSALDVKTESIINETMEEIAKKHDKTIIIIAHRLSTIKNVNRIIVLHKGKLVEDGKHNELIKNNGFYASLYNKEYIEKEGENHEDQDSL
- a CDS encoding ABC transporter ATP-binding protein/permease; the protein is MKIKILFKYLKLMKRRLPLYMLSILFMTAFGALFDVACSMVTKNVFVVAQKGVMVKNDVVLFVVYIVAGFVAVILSAVFMKIYNNEAKRSSLEIKQLVFAKSMRLPMRYYDIHHSGEIMSKFVYETDMANDIYGSRLRRVLAPIISVAVYVIVMMQLCWSLTLTLLLFNVLIVVLNGLLAKPMSQVGKAMADSNAKMTEKLTNILLGIEVKKLYDLKYINEDKYAKESNVYVSHQKKKMAIGALLEMFYNGFDLLCALLFLAVATAFIQNDWVSVGNVAAIYTMYGALSIRFLQLGKSYPELMNCLAYAERVFGFLQIDEERDILNSETTVRVFNCENAVDVVDISFSYDGKRKVFEKRSLLIEKNKTVAIVGKSGGGKSTLAKLMLGFYNIQEGDILLFGTSIKKLGLINARNLIAYIPQEPYLFGVSIKENIRYGNLKASDEEIIIAAKLANAHDFIMYQKEGYDTLIINGGKSLSGGERQRIAIARAIVKDAPIILMDEATSALDNESERRIHEALEQLKHNKTVIVIAHRQETINIADTVVEV
- a CDS encoding helix-turn-helix transcriptional regulator, translated to MAISTTLKQIRTERNICQEDLAVAIGSCGRTIGRIERGERNASLELALRLSRYLGISVEELFSLSEEEH
- a CDS encoding helix-turn-helix domain-containing protein codes for the protein MRSLGEIISTHRKKLGISQVELSNMLGTHGYSLTNKAISTWEKDAAEPSISVLLLLCKLLNITDIYGEHYGENPDNPLADLNEEGQAKAKEYIELLKMSGMYTPTPAVIIPFRRNIRLFDIPASAGTGSFLDGENYSILEVGEEVPAEADFGIRISGDSMEPQFINGQIVWVHQQETLSTGEIGIFYFDGNAYCKKLKDDEDGLFLLSLNTRYEPIPIKETSSFKVFGKVVG